In Streptomyces sp. NBC_00483, a single window of DNA contains:
- a CDS encoding DUF742 domain-containing protein produces the protein MTPGTSGSAHSTNGTSRAFGASRLPVRGGDRRPARVRPYSLTGGRTRFGHVLLVETFISSTAAIEGPEDRPELGKGGLAGVMPEMRAIVALCRRMRTVAEIAALLKMPLGVVRVLLSDLADQGKIRVYGTGHGPGQPDRALLERVLSGLRRL, from the coding sequence ATGACCCCCGGCACTTCAGGCAGTGCACACAGTACGAACGGCACGAGCAGGGCGTTCGGCGCGAGCAGGCTGCCCGTGCGCGGTGGGGACCGCAGGCCCGCCCGCGTGCGCCCCTACTCGCTGACCGGCGGCCGCACCCGCTTCGGCCATGTGCTGCTCGTGGAGACGTTCATCTCCAGCACGGCGGCGATCGAGGGTCCTGAGGACCGCCCCGAGCTGGGCAAGGGCGGGCTCGCCGGCGTCATGCCGGAGATGCGCGCCATCGTGGCGCTGTGCCGCCGCATGCGGACGGTCGCCGAGATCGCCGCGCTGCTGAAGATGCCGCTCGGTGTGGTGCGCGTGCTGCTCAGCGACCTCGCCGACCAGGGAAAGATCCGTGTATACGGAACAGGCCACGGACCCGGACAGCCGGACCGGGCGCTCCTCGAAAGGGTGTTGAGTGGACTCCGCCGCCTCTGA